A region from the Lycium barbarum isolate Lr01 chromosome 8, ASM1917538v2, whole genome shotgun sequence genome encodes:
- the LOC132607628 gene encoding uncharacterized protein LOC132607628 yields the protein MDNLTKLEFAALNILGKNYLSWMLDAEIHLDAMGLGDTIKDQNKASKQDCAKTMIFLRHHLDEILKIEYLSIKDPLILWNNMKEMYDHLKMVILPKAQYNWIHLRLQDFKSIIEYNSAMFRITSQLKLCGETISDFDMLEQTFSTFHASNNHENQRIGTTPFPKLNEVQSHHSRRRKGRGPSRGQNALLGDNYSSKKNYHRRGKKKDEKCKVAETSGSENRCYRCSGRGHSSRTCRTPKNLVELYQASLKKKKKNPEANFISEDQVDITHLDVTNFFEHSEGKIDHLIGDRSVVKDD from the exons ATGGATAATCTTACAAAACTTGAGTTTGCTGCCCTTAATATTTTGGGCAAGAATTACCTATCATGGATGCTAGATGCTGAAATCCATTTAGATGCAATGGGTCTTGGAGACACCATAAAAGATCAAAACAAAGCATCCAAGCAAGATTGTGCTAAAACAATGATATTCTTGCGTCATCATCTTGAtgaaattttaaaaattgaatatctTAGCATCAAGGATCCACTTATTTTGTGGAATAACATGAAAGAAAtgtatgaccacctgaagatggtcatccTCCCAAAAGCACAGTACAATTGGATTCATTTAAGGTTACAGGACTTTAAGTCAATTATTGAGTATAATTCTGCGATGTTCAGAATTACTTCTCAACTGAAACTCTGTGGAGAAACAATTAGTGATTTTGATATGCTGGAACAGACGTTCTCCACCTTTCATGCCTCGAAT AATCACGAGAATCAACGTATTGGCACTACCCCATTCCCTAAACTGAATGAGGTGCAATCCCACCACTCCAGACGCAGaaaaggtcgtggccccagtcgtggtcaaaATGCTCTTCTTGGGGATAATTATTCATCAAAGAAGAATTACCACCGGAGGGGGAAAAAGAAAGATGAGAAGTGCAAAGTGGCAGAAACAAGTGGCTCAGAAAATAGATGCTACCGATGCAGTGGAAGAGGACACAGTTCACGTACTTGTCGTACGCCAAAAAACTTGGTTGAGCTTTATCAAGCATCactaaagaagaaaaagaaaaatcctGAAGCTAATTTTATCTCTGAGGATCAAGTTGATATTACTCACTTGGATGTGACCAATTTTTTTGAGCACtctgaaggaaaaatagatcacTTGATTGGTGATAGATCTGTTGTTAAGGATGATTGA
- the LOC132605826 gene encoding uncharacterized protein LOC132605826 has protein sequence MKLQLSEFFSGKNGSTEKNGAPSAASKGTNPSTSRELKNNSTKQSTLLASPSHIEVVKVASGATTPNMGETQSPGRVIQTSKTNLNIQTTVEVIEQQKGEEQRSWASMITEIKRCEDDET, from the exons ATGAAGCTTCAGCTCTCGGAATTTTTCTCAGGGAAGAATGGAAGCACAGAGAAGAATGGAGCACCAAGTGCCGCTTCAAAGGGTACAAATCCATCGACAAGTAGGGAACTGAAGAACAATTCGACTAAACAATCCACACTACTAGCTAGCCCTAGTCATATTGAGGTAGTCAAAGTAGCAAGTGGAGCTACAACCCCAAACATGGGGGAGACGCAAAGCCCAGGGAGAGTGATTCAAACTTCTAAGaccaacctgaacatacagacaacAGTAGAGGTAATAGAACAGCAAAAGGGGGAGGAACAACGGTCATGGGCGTCAATGATCACAG AGATAAAGCGATGTGAAGATGACGAGACTTAG